The following proteins are co-located in the Maridesulfovibrio sp. genome:
- a CDS encoding CatB-related O-acetyltransferase — protein MNTNPFESPFEGYEIRQHLTNKNIIAGRHSYYSGYYHGHHFEENVRYLHPDLNDVDKLIIGKFCSIGSGATFIMAGNQGHRHDWASTYPFHYMSEFNHAKDGFLRKGDTEVGNDVWIGNEAMIMPGISIGHGAIIAARAVVTKDVNPYEIVGGNPAKALRKRFSEDEIRMLLKLAWWDWTDEKIKRNVTLLTDGDIRRLYTEHI, from the coding sequence ATGAATACAAATCCTTTTGAGTCCCCATTTGAGGGATATGAAATCAGACAACACCTGACTAACAAAAACATTATTGCTGGACGCCACAGCTACTATTCCGGATATTATCACGGACACCACTTTGAGGAGAACGTACGTTACCTTCATCCGGATCTAAATGATGTAGACAAGCTCATCATCGGTAAATTCTGTTCCATAGGTTCAGGAGCAACTTTCATAATGGCCGGTAACCAAGGCCACCGACATGATTGGGCTAGCACATACCCATTCCATTATATGAGCGAATTCAACCATGCAAAAGATGGGTTCCTCCGTAAGGGGGACACCGAGGTCGGCAACGACGTCTGGATTGGAAACGAAGCCATGATAATGCCGGGCATATCCATCGGGCACGGCGCCATTATTGCTGCTCGCGCCGTAGTAACGAAGGATGTCAATCCATACGAAATAGTGGGAGGAAACCCCGCGAAAGCTCTGCGCAAACGTTTTTCAGAAGATGAGATACGGATGCTTTTAAAGCTGGCTTGGTGGGATTGGACTGATGAGAAAATCAAGCGCAATGTAACGCTACTCACTGACGGAGATATACGCCGACTATATACTGAACACATATAA
- a CDS encoding Fur family transcriptional regulator, which produces MKMNSIFDMTNEAAKIFVDYLAQNGLSMTPQRKVIVETFLETEGHFSAEDLLFLVQKRAPEVGQATVYRALKLLVDSGLAESLDFGCGVALYEHSYGHEHHDHLVCTRCQKKVEVIDNGIEQRQEVLARENGYVLTHHRLFLFGLCPECQKRRDQEQDLES; this is translated from the coding sequence ATGAAAATGAATTCCATTTTCGATATGACAAATGAAGCAGCAAAAATATTTGTCGATTACCTTGCGCAAAACGGGTTGAGCATGACTCCCCAGCGTAAAGTGATTGTAGAGACTTTTTTGGAAACCGAAGGCCATTTTTCAGCTGAGGATTTGTTATTCTTAGTGCAAAAAAGGGCTCCCGAGGTAGGACAGGCAACCGTATACAGGGCTCTGAAACTGCTTGTTGATTCCGGGCTTGCTGAAAGTCTTGATTTCGGGTGCGGGGTTGCTCTGTATGAACATTCCTATGGACACGAACATCATGACCACCTTGTCTGCACAAGATGCCAGAAAAAGGTGGAAGTGATTGATAATGGAATTGAGCAAAGGCAGGAGGTCCTTGCCAGAGAGAATGGATATGTTTTGACTCACCACCGCTTGTTTCTTTTCGGGCTCTGCCCGGAATGCCAGAAACGTCGAGATCAGGAGCAGGACTTGGAATCCTGA
- a CDS encoding sigma 54-interacting transcriptional regulator, which yields MTHSKESNLKFLSEAMARLTGSLDMQKSLIDTFEFLAGNFPIDAISLHQYAPDLKALKLLFLVQAGRFDFVEIVAPLSEEEANSLFLHNQGISGVIKVPRNMDSPVSALHSKSLSALVPYKERAYMICVLRSEKEVLGHLCLMGTHPDCFTEEHERKFALLVTPFALTMSNLLQYQRTMEFQERLRVERDGLEKDLENLRERRIIGEQGGLKSTMEVVRQLENREVPALIMGETGVGKELIADAIQSISPRKNKPFVKVNCGAIPDSLVDSELFGYEKGAFTGATTSRPGRFEQANGGTLFLDEIGELPLQAQVRLLRVLQNNVVERIGSTKSIEVDVRVIAATNRNLELMLQEGTFREDLYYRLYVFPIHVPPLRERTQDIPELIYLFMKRGCDELGISSLPQLPEPTVDRLLQYSWPGNVRELENLVKRGLTLYPYGPLLLDKLLPQDDGWYISPEESQSYFEKTIDERVEILLEKHLSKLHLSSGIIQSSQAGEYEHEIKPLEETIKEAILAALAKAGGRINGAGGAAELLDLNPNTLRSKMRKMGLRVSGR from the coding sequence ATGACGCATTCCAAAGAGAGTAACTTGAAATTTTTAAGCGAAGCCATGGCCCGACTGACTGGAAGTCTGGACATGCAGAAATCGCTTATTGATACCTTTGAATTCCTAGCCGGGAATTTTCCCATTGATGCTATTTCTCTGCACCAGTATGCCCCGGATTTAAAAGCGTTAAAACTTCTGTTTCTGGTGCAGGCCGGGCGGTTTGATTTTGTGGAAATAGTTGCCCCTCTTTCCGAGGAAGAGGCCAATTCTCTTTTTCTGCACAATCAGGGGATCAGCGGAGTCATCAAGGTGCCACGGAATATGGATTCTCCGGTTTCAGCCCTGCATAGCAAAAGTTTGTCCGCGTTGGTCCCGTATAAGGAACGGGCCTATATGATCTGCGTTTTGCGCTCGGAAAAGGAAGTTCTGGGGCATCTTTGCCTTATGGGTACACATCCGGATTGCTTTACTGAAGAGCATGAGCGTAAGTTTGCCCTGTTGGTAACCCCCTTTGCCCTGACCATGTCCAACCTGCTGCAATATCAGCGGACCATGGAGTTTCAGGAGCGGTTGCGCGTCGAGCGTGACGGGCTGGAAAAGGATTTAGAGAATCTTCGTGAGCGGCGGATTATAGGAGAGCAAGGCGGATTGAAATCGACTATGGAAGTGGTTCGCCAGCTTGAAAACAGGGAGGTTCCGGCCCTGATTATGGGGGAGACCGGGGTCGGTAAAGAACTTATCGCCGATGCCATTCAATCTATTTCCCCGCGCAAGAATAAGCCGTTTGTAAAGGTAAACTGCGGGGCCATCCCGGATTCTTTGGTGGACAGTGAGTTGTTCGGCTACGAAAAGGGGGCCTTCACCGGAGCAACTACCTCCCGTCCGGGGCGTTTTGAACAGGCCAACGGCGGGACCCTGTTCCTTGATGAAATCGGTGAACTTCCTTTGCAGGCGCAGGTCCGATTACTGCGTGTTCTGCAGAATAATGTGGTTGAGCGGATCGGCAGTACAAAGTCAATTGAGGTGGATGTGCGGGTTATCGCCGCCACCAACCGTAACCTTGAGCTTATGCTGCAGGAAGGCACCTTTCGTGAGGACCTGTATTACCGCCTTTATGTCTTTCCAATCCATGTTCCGCCATTGCGGGAGCGCACTCAGGATATTCCGGAATTGATCTATTTATTCATGAAGCGCGGCTGTGATGAACTGGGAATAAGCAGTCTTCCGCAACTGCCTGAGCCGACGGTTGACCGCCTGCTGCAATACTCATGGCCCGGTAATGTCCGTGAACTTGAAAACTTGGTCAAGCGCGGCCTGACCCTTTATCCATACGGTCCTTTACTGCTTGATAAACTACTCCCACAGGATGATGGCTGGTACATTTCGCCTGAAGAGAGCCAGAGCTATTTTGAGAAGACCATTGATGAACGGGTTGAGATTCTGCTTGAAAAGCATCTTTCCAAGCTGCATCTCAGCTCCGGAATTATCCAGTCTTCGCAAGCCGGGGAGTATGAGCATGAAATAAAACCCCTCGAAGAGACAATCAAAGAGGCCATTCTTGCAGCCCTTGCAAAGGCGGGAGGAAGAATTAACGGGGCCGGAGGGGCGGCGGAACTGCTTGATCTTAACCCAAACACCCTCAGAAGTAAGATGCGCAAAATGGGATTGAGGGTTTCCGGGAGATAA
- a CDS encoding tetratricopeptide repeat protein: MSMSMQQINEERLRKRICQFKDDSEYRSLTEYLIRELASGHVPMQLQAKAYNELGLAHLQLDEPLEAEKSFLSAIERDPQAINPKFNLANLAMYAQRYDQAGEMFHEILKMEPSHLGARFHAGLCLAMSDKPDQALPYFESSAAAAPQAMGPNFWAAETLVAQKRFREALPYFRRATEITPDHRESQRGVAICLLETGQNEECVEQCDALILSGQGAEYLAWQIKGDALIEIGEIEAAALSHLELADMDFDARDFLIMRTKELRKEYPHYVSRYAAVIIDVIPELEPAFNGICKDSEEEL, translated from the coding sequence ATGAGCATGTCAATGCAGCAAATCAATGAAGAACGACTCAGGAAACGCATTTGCCAATTCAAGGACGACAGCGAATACCGTTCCCTGACCGAGTACCTTATCAGGGAACTTGCCTCCGGGCATGTTCCCATGCAGCTGCAGGCCAAGGCCTACAATGAACTTGGGCTGGCCCACCTGCAACTGGATGAACCGCTTGAAGCGGAAAAATCTTTTTTATCGGCAATCGAGCGGGACCCACAAGCGATCAATCCCAAATTCAATCTGGCCAACCTTGCCATGTATGCCCAGAGATACGATCAGGCCGGGGAAATGTTTCATGAGATTCTTAAAATGGAACCCAGCCATCTCGGAGCTAGATTTCATGCCGGTTTGTGCCTTGCCATGAGCGATAAGCCGGATCAGGCCCTGCCCTATTTCGAATCAAGTGCAGCAGCCGCGCCACAGGCCATGGGGCCTAATTTCTGGGCTGCTGAAACCCTTGTGGCTCAAAAGCGTTTCAGGGAAGCCCTGCCTTATTTCCGCAGAGCAACTGAGATAACCCCAGACCACCGCGAATCACAACGCGGCGTGGCAATCTGCCTGCTTGAAACAGGACAGAACGAAGAATGTGTCGAGCAGTGCGATGCGCTTATTCTTTCCGGTCAAGGCGCGGAATACCTTGCATGGCAGATTAAAGGCGATGCCCTTATTGAAATTGGTGAAATCGAAGCCGCAGCCCTCAGTCATCTGGAGCTGGCGGATATGGATTTCGATGCCCGAGATTTCCTGATCATGAGGACTAAAGAACTCCGCAAGGAGTACCCGCATTATGTATCCCGCTACGCAGCGGTAATCATTGATGTCATTCCCGAACTTGAACCCGCTTTCAACGGAATCTGCAAAGACTCCGAAGAAGAGCTGTAA
- a CDS encoding 4Fe-4S dicluster domain-containing protein, whose protein sequence is MSEQQNALDIINDPKNRMSSPDGAAEGQPEPENMAQEQKPAKKGFSRRNFLKFGGVAAAAATVAGAGGAGFAIGRSDHAYTGYGQTYQGGDQFFNREPFRCDVPAMMTPVGEVERPDWTDYLFLRLAALVKIIKSGEWNPEMGVDKLPGPVGDHYRARPGELEIMLSSLQRNIKRSEAWKNGKHKKYALAGAYNMALRKGGMEYADHTNRIPADPHDEYERTKKPVTPEDWDFRGIWRKEPMEFKSPTHASKLIKRMAHQFGMSLVGIAKFDPRFMFKNVMRGMPDKGQKWGDRVPEHWKSIIVFGVPMNWDGTYSAIGYSTSFDAYFRSRCAASLMEQFIKELGYPARAQFPGHNYEIMMSPYVQLAGLGQYSRAGVTMVPELGANFRPAAVITNIEFEYDKPIDVKMADFCLKCKICADSCPSGAIPKDDRPQTVVRGFKRWKLDEEKCYSQWAGGPTQDGLGCRVCIGVCPYSRKNTWIHTISREIEPRDPTGLFATGLLAMQKNFFKFNEAEDYRSEWDGGKEANYHNPPWWLRAENFLNVEKDWEYHGME, encoded by the coding sequence ATGTCTGAACAACAGAATGCATTGGATATTATAAACGATCCCAAGAACCGTATGTCTTCCCCGGACGGTGCTGCTGAGGGACAGCCTGAACCGGAAAACATGGCCCAAGAGCAAAAGCCTGCAAAAAAAGGTTTCAGTCGCCGTAATTTCCTGAAGTTCGGCGGGGTGGCAGCCGCTGCCGCCACTGTTGCCGGAGCAGGTGGAGCCGGTTTTGCCATCGGCCGATCCGATCATGCTTATACCGGATACGGCCAGACCTATCAGGGTGGAGACCAGTTCTTTAACCGCGAGCCGTTCCGCTGTGATGTTCCGGCCATGATGACTCCTGTCGGGGAAGTCGAACGACCCGACTGGACCGATTACCTTTTCCTGCGCCTTGCCGCACTGGTTAAAATCATCAAGTCCGGCGAATGGAACCCGGAAATGGGAGTGGACAAGCTGCCCGGACCTGTCGGGGACCATTACCGCGCCCGTCCCGGCGAGTTGGAAATTATGCTCAGTTCCCTGCAACGCAATATCAAACGCAGTGAGGCATGGAAGAACGGCAAGCACAAGAAGTACGCCCTCGCCGGAGCATACAACATGGCCCTGCGCAAAGGAGGTATGGAATACGCCGACCACACCAACCGTATCCCTGCCGACCCGCATGATGAATATGAACGGACTAAAAAACCTGTAACACCCGAAGACTGGGATTTCCGCGGAATCTGGCGCAAAGAGCCCATGGAATTCAAGTCTCCGACCCATGCATCCAAGCTGATCAAGCGTATGGCCCACCAGTTCGGCATGTCCCTCGTAGGTATTGCCAAATTCGACCCCCGCTTCATGTTCAAAAACGTCATGCGCGGCATGCCCGACAAGGGACAGAAATGGGGCGACAGGGTTCCCGAACACTGGAAATCCATTATCGTTTTCGGCGTGCCCATGAACTGGGATGGGACCTATTCCGCCATCGGTTACTCCACTTCCTTTGATGCCTATTTCCGTTCCCGCTGCGCAGCCAGCCTCATGGAACAGTTCATCAAGGAACTGGGCTACCCAGCCCGCGCACAATTTCCGGGCCACAACTATGAAATCATGATGAGTCCTTACGTACAGCTTGCGGGGCTGGGCCAGTACAGCCGGGCAGGAGTAACCATGGTTCCTGAACTGGGCGCCAACTTCCGGCCGGCTGCGGTAATTACCAATATCGAATTTGAATACGACAAGCCCATCGACGTAAAAATGGCCGACTTCTGCCTGAAGTGTAAGATCTGCGCCGACAGCTGCCCGTCCGGAGCCATTCCGAAAGATGACCGCCCGCAGACAGTTGTTCGCGGATTCAAACGTTGGAAGCTGGACGAAGAAAAATGTTACTCGCAATGGGCCGGAGGTCCGACTCAGGACGGTCTTGGTTGCCGTGTTTGTATCGGTGTCTGCCCTTATTCACGCAAAAACACTTGGATTCACACTATTTCGCGGGAGATTGAACCACGCGACCCGACAGGCCTGTTCGCCACCGGACTGCTGGCCATGCAAAAGAACTTCTTCAAGTTCAACGAAGCCGAAGATTACCGTTCCGAATGGGATGGCGGGAAGGAAGCAAACTATCACAATCCGCCGTGGTGGCTGCGTGCTGAAAACTTCCTCAATGTTGAAAAAGACTGGGAATACCACGGCATGGAGTAG
- a CDS encoding 4Fe-4S binding protein, translating into MSKKTTEKILAVATLCILAAAWFAGGMRSEGANLSRIKNISPEIERIKQISPSVYEGQRKGNPAEKIYIALAEYPSYGGPLQVAVVVNKDKTVERVALVKSTDTITYIDRVLNEGILDGFLGAEDTQLPEIDAVSGATLSSTAMIMGVQEAIAKIQGRETVQATMSLSSEEMIKAGLTVALFIMAIFIASRFFRWNKNYARLGLLALSTVLLGFMYGAQPSLGSIALFLSGLWTKGMASYTALICLGLAMLVFLATRKNLYCSMVCPFGGIQEGLGRITKCAPSKKTEWMKWTARIFALVALSAALYFRNPSDAQYAPFGMAFSFIGSDAVFALFVLIVVASLIVKRPWCTLLCPAGPVFDYIAFMRNWIMPKKKKEQHL; encoded by the coding sequence GTGTCCAAGAAAACAACTGAAAAAATTCTGGCCGTAGCGACTCTCTGCATCCTTGCTGCAGCATGGTTCGCGGGAGGAATGCGTTCGGAAGGCGCAAACCTCAGCCGGATAAAAAATATATCCCCTGAAATTGAACGGATTAAGCAGATCAGCCCTTCGGTTTATGAAGGACAACGTAAAGGCAATCCTGCGGAAAAGATCTACATCGCCTTGGCTGAATATCCCAGCTACGGCGGACCGTTGCAGGTGGCGGTAGTTGTCAATAAAGATAAAACAGTCGAGCGGGTCGCGCTGGTAAAATCCACGGACACCATCACCTATATCGACCGGGTTTTAAACGAAGGTATTCTGGACGGATTTCTCGGAGCCGAAGACACCCAGCTGCCTGAGATTGACGCCGTTTCCGGGGCAACCCTTTCTTCCACAGCCATGATCATGGGTGTTCAAGAAGCCATTGCCAAAATTCAAGGCAGGGAAACCGTGCAAGCAACAATGTCCCTATCTTCGGAAGAAATGATCAAAGCCGGACTGACTGTTGCCCTGTTCATCATGGCAATCTTCATCGCCAGCCGTTTCTTTCGCTGGAATAAGAATTACGCCCGGCTGGGACTGCTGGCTCTCTCCACCGTTCTGCTCGGTTTTATGTACGGAGCCCAGCCGTCCCTTGGATCAATTGCCCTGTTTCTTTCCGGATTATGGACCAAAGGCATGGCTTCATACACAGCACTGATCTGCCTTGGGCTGGCAATGCTGGTATTTCTGGCAACCCGGAAAAACCTCTATTGCTCCATGGTCTGCCCATTCGGCGGGATTCAGGAAGGTCTGGGGCGGATAACCAAATGTGCGCCGTCCAAGAAAACAGAATGGATGAAATGGACTGCGCGCATTTTCGCTCTCGTTGCTTTGAGCGCGGCCCTTTATTTCCGCAACCCTTCCGATGCGCAGTATGCCCCTTTCGGCATGGCTTTTTCGTTCATCGGCTCCGATGCAGTCTTTGCGCTTTTCGTACTGATTGTTGTAGCTTCACTGATTGTAAAAAGGCCATGGTGCACCCTGCTCTGTCCGGCTGGTCCGGTCTTTGATTACATCGCTTTCATGCGTAACTGGATTATGCCCAAAAAGAAAAAGGAGCAGCACTTATGA
- a CDS encoding pyruvate carboxyltransferase — MLIDTTLREGAQLFGAYFNLETRKRIASSLISMGVDEIELGWVGQDDLALFAEYARTIGGDTALSVWSPCREKDIEVAEKLGLKRINIGVPVSDLHIEKRLDSDRQAILRKLAAAIRTAKDCGFEYVSVGLEDISRADGDFALSMALHAEVCGASRVRLADSLGQLTPLAMEKLVREFRERLHIDIAVHCHDDFGMATANSFTALEAGADYADCSVIGIGERSGIAATEELVARLALREGNTRYSTSVLKEACMIVGAAAKVAIPRTKAVVGTDIFACESGLHTHALSKSQELFEPYDPKSVGTARKLAVGGKSGRAAVRNALDEYGIACGTDSLSTLTEAVRQLSLRLERPLTRSEFIKLNDEEVYS; from the coding sequence ATGTTGATCGATACCACCCTGCGTGAAGGCGCACAGTTGTTCGGGGCCTATTTCAATCTTGAAACCCGCAAGCGCATCGCATCTTCCCTCATTTCCATGGGAGTTGATGAGATAGAGCTGGGTTGGGTTGGACAAGATGATCTTGCACTTTTCGCAGAATACGCCCGGACCATAGGAGGGGATACAGCTCTCAGTGTCTGGTCTCCCTGCCGGGAGAAGGATATTGAGGTTGCTGAGAAATTGGGATTAAAGCGCATCAATATTGGAGTTCCGGTTTCGGATCTGCATATTGAAAAACGCTTGGATTCTGATCGTCAGGCTATTCTGCGCAAGCTTGCTGCGGCTATACGGACTGCCAAGGATTGCGGATTTGAATATGTTTCCGTGGGTCTTGAGGATATTTCCCGTGCGGATGGTGATTTTGCCCTTTCAATGGCGCTGCATGCCGAGGTTTGCGGGGCATCAAGGGTTCGTCTGGCGGATTCCCTCGGGCAACTGACCCCTCTTGCCATGGAAAAGCTGGTCAGAGAGTTCAGGGAGAGGCTGCATATTGATATTGCCGTGCATTGCCATGATGACTTCGGCATGGCTACTGCGAACTCATTTACCGCCCTTGAAGCCGGAGCTGATTACGCGGACTGTTCCGTTATAGGTATCGGAGAACGCTCCGGTATCGCAGCAACCGAGGAATTGGTGGCGCGGCTGGCGCTGCGTGAAGGCAATACCCGCTATTCCACCTCGGTGCTCAAAGAAGCCTGCATGATCGTCGGGGCTGCGGCCAAGGTTGCCATTCCGCGTACCAAGGCAGTTGTCGGCACTGATATATTTGCCTGTGAATCCGGCCTGCACACCCACGCACTCAGCAAATCTCAGGAGCTGTTTGAACCGTACGATCCTAAATCTGTAGGAACGGCCCGTAAGTTGGCTGTGGGCGGCAAGAGCGGTCGGGCCGCTGTGCGTAATGCCCTTGATGAATACGGCATTGCTTGCGGAACGGACTCCCTTTCCACCCTCACCGAGGCCGTACGGCAGCTTTCACTGCGGCTTGAAAGGCCTCTGACCCGCAGTGAATTTATCAAGCTCAATGATGAGGAGGTCTACTCATGA
- the nifH gene encoding nitrogenase iron protein, producing the protein MRKVAIYGKGGIGKSTTTQNTVAGLATMGRKVMVVGCDPKADSTRLLLGGLAQKSVLDTLREEGEDVELEDIRKPGFGESWCVESGGPEPGVGCAGRGIITSINMLENLGAYEESEGLDYAFYDVLGDVVCGGFAMPIRDGKAEEIYIVCSGEMMAMYAANNICKGIMKYAESGGVRLGGLICNSRNVDNEKEMIEELAKKLGTQMIYFVPRDNDVQRAEINRKTVIEWDDSVPQASAYMGLAEAIDKNEMFVIPTPLEIEELEQLLLDYGLMEA; encoded by the coding sequence ATGAGAAAAGTAGCAATCTACGGAAAAGGCGGCATCGGAAAATCAACCACCACCCAGAACACCGTAGCCGGACTGGCAACTATGGGCCGCAAGGTCATGGTTGTTGGATGTGACCCCAAAGCGGACTCCACCCGTCTGCTGCTCGGCGGACTGGCTCAGAAATCAGTACTCGATACCCTTCGTGAAGAAGGTGAAGACGTTGAGCTTGAGGATATCCGTAAACCCGGTTTCGGTGAATCATGGTGTGTTGAATCTGGTGGTCCTGAACCCGGTGTCGGTTGTGCAGGACGCGGTATCATCACTTCCATCAACATGCTCGAAAACCTCGGTGCATACGAAGAATCCGAAGGCCTTGATTACGCCTTCTACGATGTACTCGGTGACGTTGTATGCGGTGGATTCGCAATGCCTATCCGCGACGGTAAAGCAGAAGAAATCTACATCGTCTGCTCCGGTGAAATGATGGCCATGTATGCAGCCAACAACATCTGCAAGGGTATCATGAAATACGCTGAATCCGGCGGTGTACGCCTCGGCGGTCTGATCTGCAACTCCCGTAACGTTGATAACGAAAAAGAAATGATCGAAGAGCTGGCCAAAAAGCTCGGCACCCAGATGATCTACTTCGTACCCCGCGACAACGACGTACAGCGTGCAGAAATCAACCGTAAAACCGTTATCGAATGGGACGACAGCGTACCGCAAGCCTCTGCTTACATGGGTCTCGCCGAAGCAATCGACAAAAACGAAATGTTCGTCATACCCACCCCCCTTGAAATCGAAGAACTGGAACAGCTGCTCCTCGATTACGGCCTGATGGAAGCATAG
- a CDS encoding P-II family nitrogen regulator, giving the protein MMIMVRAIVRPEKADDVLAALMDNGYPAVTKYSVAGRGKQRGIKIGEVTYDEIPKTMLMSVVKAADKDFVINTIMDAARSGTKGAFGDGKIFVTDVENVYTISSGVNEAAPVEEA; this is encoded by the coding sequence ATGATGATCATGGTGAGAGCAATTGTAAGACCGGAAAAAGCGGATGACGTACTGGCCGCACTCATGGACAACGGCTACCCCGCTGTAACCAAATATTCCGTAGCAGGACGAGGTAAACAGCGCGGCATCAAGATCGGCGAAGTAACCTACGACGAAATCCCCAAGACCATGCTCATGAGCGTAGTCAAAGCCGCCGACAAGGACTTCGTAATCAACACCATCATGGATGCGGCCCGCTCAGGAACAAAAGGCGCTTTCGGTGACGGTAAGATCTTTGTAACCGACGTCGAGAATGTCTACACCATCAGCTCCGGCGTAAACGAAGCGGCTCCCGTTGAGGAGGCATAG
- a CDS encoding P-II family nitrogen regulator translates to MKEIIAVVRMDMMNRTKKALTEAGLDAFFAHEAQGRGKGFVNPAVLEGVESGYEEAAAVLGEKGKLYPKRVLTAVVPEESVESIIETIIEVNKTGKPGDGKIFICPVGDAVRVRTGETGAKSIA, encoded by the coding sequence ATGAAGGAAATCATCGCAGTCGTGCGGATGGACATGATGAACCGCACTAAAAAAGCCCTCACCGAAGCAGGCCTGGACGCCTTCTTCGCCCACGAGGCCCAGGGACGCGGCAAAGGCTTCGTCAACCCGGCTGTCCTTGAAGGAGTTGAATCCGGTTACGAAGAAGCTGCCGCAGTTCTCGGAGAAAAAGGCAAACTTTATCCCAAACGAGTTCTTACCGCAGTTGTTCCCGAAGAATCAGTGGAATCGATAATTGAAACCATCATAGAAGTGAACAAAACCGGAAAACCCGGTGACGGCAAGATATTCATCTGTCCCGTAGGCGACGCAGTCAGGGTCAGAACCGGAGAAACAGGCGCGAAGTCCATCGCCTAA